The proteins below are encoded in one region of Cololabis saira isolate AMF1-May2022 chromosome 21, fColSai1.1, whole genome shotgun sequence:
- the LOC133422159 gene encoding oxysterol-binding protein-related protein 7-like isoform X1: protein MQSFPHHVVPMDPQVVPPAANSSQSVASFLEKSPTSTFKPGHSRNSSTGSSKHSKQARNWEVMGDLENLDSTSVPGSSVDLSIPGMCEGYLMKRRKYPLKGWHKRYFLVERGILKYSKTQQDIQRGKLHGSMDVSLAVMSVNRKSKSIDLDAGDNLYHLKAKSSDIFQIWLTKLSAHRVFRKNEAMSVHHGVLHALSLGQNSMPGVAPNNRPAPAHYASSASIYHPEPAGPDAVPSHPAVARKVSAWLQQTHEIDSTSNELARCQTELTELAQLIQKLTWLEGGLPITNTDLERRISMQNLTLEKPKKKSGKMVGHSRTLSRVEAMGGMFTSSHLSTNSVSGMAPSVQSIPGYVYSQLSNPQVTPPEAKKLHQEICTVSQRVHSSLKSIHDVLSLERERLGQAWTGPDLRQNTSHQLATLCTTMSELDVQSHLTKVHSLSLSSDSTEESFHTVRQDQRTPSAGRHIHRTPSVAESMAEYFDASEVIICETSSEADASDESGLSDITTTSTSEPEEGHSAATVNYRASLKSAADKPILVPADTGRRTILPAGSTDNSHVGIMTILYNNIGKDLSRVSMPVLLNEPLSLLQRLSEELEYSDLLDIANHIDDPYERMIYVAAFSISGYAWATWRYRYKPFNPVLGETYENHREDRGFHYVSEQVCHHPPVSACYAESENFSYWQDQRWKNKFWGKSVEILSSGMVNVALPKSGDHYEWNKAVTCIHNVLSQQRWLEHYGEVVIRNTKSDACTCKITFVKSRYWSSDNSKNEVQGVVLDRAGEVVHRFGGLWHEGIFCDTLPTPKCIWKPNGVPDDNFKFYGFSRYARELNELTPDLKDVLPPTDTRFRPDQRLLEEGKVVEADKKKDEVEEKQRDRRKEMAKKGELHVPRFFTKSVDDAGREVWQYNGSYWPLRSDPGFSQTENLHLW from the exons atgcaGAGCTTTCCTCACCACGTGGTCCCCATGGACCCTCAGGTGGTCCCACCGGCCGCCAACAGCAGCCAGTCAGTGGCCAGCTTCCTGGAGAAGTCCCCGACCAGCACCTTCAAACCCGGCCACTCGCGCAACAGCAGCACCGGCTCGTCCAAGCACTCCAAACAG GCTCGTAACTGGGAGGTGATGGGTGACCTGGAAAACCTGGACAGCACTTCTGTCCCGGGTTCCTCCGTGGACCTCAGTATCCCGGGGATGTGCGAAGGCTacctgatgaagaggaggaagtACCCACTCAAAGGCTGGCACAAG AGGTACTTCCTGGTGGAGAGGGGGATTCTCAAGTACTCAAAGACGCAGCAAGAC ATCCAGAGAGGGAAGCTCCACGGCTCCATGGACGTCAGTCTGGCGGTCATGTCCGTCAACAGGAAGTCCAAAAGCATAGACCTGGACGCCGGGGACAACCTCTACCACCTGAAG GCGAAGAGCAGCGACATCTTCCAGATCTGGCTGACCAAGCTGTCCGCCCACCGCGTCTTCAGGAAGAATGAGGCGATGAGTGTCCATCATGGCGTCCTCCACGCTCTCTCGCTGGGCCAGAACAGCATGCCGGGTGTGGCCCCGAACAACAGACCCGCT CCTGCTCACTACGCCAGCTCAGCATCCATATACCACCCAGAGCCGGCGGGCCCAGACGCCGTCCCCTCTCACCCGGCCGTGGCCCGCAAGGTGTCGGCCTGGCTGCAGCAGACCCACGAGATCGACAGCACGTCCAATG AGCTGGCTCGCTGTCAGACGGAGCTGACGGAACTGGCTCAGCTCATCCAGAAACTCACCTGGCTGGAGGGAGGCCTGCCCATCACCAACACTGACCTGGAGAGGAGGATCAGCATGCAG AATCTGACCCTGGAGAAACCCAAGAAGAAGTCAGGGAAGATGGTGGGTCACTCCAGGACGCTGTCCCGTGTGGAGGCCATGGGAGGAATG TTCACGTCCAGCCACCTGAGTACCAACAGTGTTTCCGGCATGGCTCCGTCGGTGCAGTCCATCCCCGGCTACGTGTACTCGCAGCTGTCCAACCCTCAGGTGACCCCGCCGGAGGCCAAGAAGCTGCACCAGGAGATCTGCACCGTCTCTCAGAGAG TCCACTCCTCGCTGAAGTCCATCCATGACGTTCTGTCTCTGGAGAGGGAGAGACTGGGACAGGCCTGGACTGGACCGGACCTGAGGCAGAACACCTCCCACCAGCTGGCTACGCTTTGCACCACTATGTCAGAG CTTGACGTACAGTCCCATCTGACCAAAGTCCACTCGCTTTCCTTGTCTTCTGACTCTACTGAAGAATCCTTCCACACCGTCCGTCAGGACCAG AGGACGCCCTCCGCGGGCCGGCACATTCACCGCACCCCGTCGGTAGCAGAATCGATGGCGGAGTACTTCGACGCCAGCGAGGTGATCATCTGCGAGACCTCGTCTGAGGCGGACGCGTCGGACGAGTCGGGGCTGAGCGacatcaccaccaccagcacCTCGGAGCCCGAGGAAGGCCACT CTGCCGCCACCGTCAACTACCGGGCCAGTCTGAAGAGCGCCGCCGACAAACCCATTCTGGTTCCTGCCGACACGG GCCGTCGGACGATCCTCCCCGCCGGCTCCACGGACAACAGCCACGTTGGCATCATGACCATCCTGTACAACAACATCGGGAAGGACCTGTCCCGGGTGTCCATGCCCGTCCTGCTCAACGAGCCGCTGTCTCTGCTGCAGAGACTCAGCGAGGAGCTGGAGTACTCGGACCTGCTGGACATCGCCAACCACATCGATGATCCTTACGAGAGGATG ATTTACGTGGCTGCCTTCTCCATCTCTGGTTATGCCTGGGCCACCTGGAGATATCGCTACAAGCCGTTCAACCCCGTCCTGGGAGAGACCTACGAGAACCACAGAGAAGACCGGGGATTTCATTACGTCAGTGAGCAG GTCTGCCACCACCCGCCCGTCTCCGCCTGCTACGCAGAGTCTGAAAACTTCTCCTATTGGCAAG ATCAGAGGTGGAAGAACAAGTTCTGGGGGAAGTCGGTGGAGATCCTCTCGTCAGGGATGGTGAATGTGGCCCTCCCTAA atctGGTGACCACTATGAGTGGAACAAGGCGGTGACCTGCATCCACAACGTGCTGAGTCAGCAGCGCTGGTTGGAGCACTACGGCGAGGTCGTCATCAGAAACACCAAGAGCGACGCGTGCACCTGCAAAATCACCTTCGTCAAG TCTCGCTACTGGAGCTCGGACAACAGCAAGAACGAGGTGCAGGgtgtggttctggaccgggccGGGGAGGTGGTCCATCGCTTCGGAGGCCTCTGGCACGAAGGCATCTTCTGCGACACGCTGCCCACGCCCAAGTGCATCTGGAAACCTA ATGGTGTTCCTGACGACAACTTCAAGTTCTACGGTTTCTCGCGTTACGCCCGAGAGCTGAACGAACTGACGCCGGACCTGAAGGACGTCCTCCCTCCCACGGACACGCGGTTCAGGCCGGACCAGAG GCTCCTGGAGGAGgggaaggtggtggaggccgACAAGAAGAAGGATGAGGTGGAAGAGAAGCAGAGGGATCGGAGGAAGGAGATGGCCAAGAAAGGAGAGCTGCACGTCCCCAGATTTTTCAC TAAATCTGTGGACGATGCCGGCAGGGAGGTGTGGCAGTACAACGGCTCGTACTGGCCGCTCCGCAGCGACCCCGGGTTCTCCCAAACCGAGAACCTGCACTTGTGGTAG
- the LOC133422159 gene encoding oxysterol-binding protein-related protein 7-like isoform X2: MQSFPHHVVPMDPQVVPPAANSSQSVASFLEKSPTSTFKPGHSRNSSTGSSKHSKQARNWEVMGDLENLDSTSVPGSSVDLSIPGMCEGYLMKRRKYPLKGWHKRYFLVERGILKYSKTQQDIQRGKLHGSMDVSLAVMSVNRKSKSIDLDAGDNLYHLKAKSSDIFQIWLTKLSAHRVFRKNEAMSVHHGVLHALSLGQNSMPGVAPNNRPAPAHYASSASIYHPEPAGPDAVPSHPAVARKVSAWLQQTHEIDSTSNELARCQTELTELAQLIQKLTWLEGGLPITNTDLERRISMQNLTLEKPKKKSGKMVGHSRTLSRVEAMGGMFTSSHLSTNSVSGMAPSVQSIPGYVYSQLSNPQVTPPEAKKLHQEICTVSQRVHSSLKSIHDVLSLERERLGQAWTGPDLRQNTSHQLATLCTTMSERTPSAGRHIHRTPSVAESMAEYFDASEVIICETSSEADASDESGLSDITTTSTSEPEEGHSAATVNYRASLKSAADKPILVPADTGRRTILPAGSTDNSHVGIMTILYNNIGKDLSRVSMPVLLNEPLSLLQRLSEELEYSDLLDIANHIDDPYERMIYVAAFSISGYAWATWRYRYKPFNPVLGETYENHREDRGFHYVSEQVCHHPPVSACYAESENFSYWQDQRWKNKFWGKSVEILSSGMVNVALPKSGDHYEWNKAVTCIHNVLSQQRWLEHYGEVVIRNTKSDACTCKITFVKSRYWSSDNSKNEVQGVVLDRAGEVVHRFGGLWHEGIFCDTLPTPKCIWKPNGVPDDNFKFYGFSRYARELNELTPDLKDVLPPTDTRFRPDQRLLEEGKVVEADKKKDEVEEKQRDRRKEMAKKGELHVPRFFTKSVDDAGREVWQYNGSYWPLRSDPGFSQTENLHLW, from the exons atgcaGAGCTTTCCTCACCACGTGGTCCCCATGGACCCTCAGGTGGTCCCACCGGCCGCCAACAGCAGCCAGTCAGTGGCCAGCTTCCTGGAGAAGTCCCCGACCAGCACCTTCAAACCCGGCCACTCGCGCAACAGCAGCACCGGCTCGTCCAAGCACTCCAAACAG GCTCGTAACTGGGAGGTGATGGGTGACCTGGAAAACCTGGACAGCACTTCTGTCCCGGGTTCCTCCGTGGACCTCAGTATCCCGGGGATGTGCGAAGGCTacctgatgaagaggaggaagtACCCACTCAAAGGCTGGCACAAG AGGTACTTCCTGGTGGAGAGGGGGATTCTCAAGTACTCAAAGACGCAGCAAGAC ATCCAGAGAGGGAAGCTCCACGGCTCCATGGACGTCAGTCTGGCGGTCATGTCCGTCAACAGGAAGTCCAAAAGCATAGACCTGGACGCCGGGGACAACCTCTACCACCTGAAG GCGAAGAGCAGCGACATCTTCCAGATCTGGCTGACCAAGCTGTCCGCCCACCGCGTCTTCAGGAAGAATGAGGCGATGAGTGTCCATCATGGCGTCCTCCACGCTCTCTCGCTGGGCCAGAACAGCATGCCGGGTGTGGCCCCGAACAACAGACCCGCT CCTGCTCACTACGCCAGCTCAGCATCCATATACCACCCAGAGCCGGCGGGCCCAGACGCCGTCCCCTCTCACCCGGCCGTGGCCCGCAAGGTGTCGGCCTGGCTGCAGCAGACCCACGAGATCGACAGCACGTCCAATG AGCTGGCTCGCTGTCAGACGGAGCTGACGGAACTGGCTCAGCTCATCCAGAAACTCACCTGGCTGGAGGGAGGCCTGCCCATCACCAACACTGACCTGGAGAGGAGGATCAGCATGCAG AATCTGACCCTGGAGAAACCCAAGAAGAAGTCAGGGAAGATGGTGGGTCACTCCAGGACGCTGTCCCGTGTGGAGGCCATGGGAGGAATG TTCACGTCCAGCCACCTGAGTACCAACAGTGTTTCCGGCATGGCTCCGTCGGTGCAGTCCATCCCCGGCTACGTGTACTCGCAGCTGTCCAACCCTCAGGTGACCCCGCCGGAGGCCAAGAAGCTGCACCAGGAGATCTGCACCGTCTCTCAGAGAG TCCACTCCTCGCTGAAGTCCATCCATGACGTTCTGTCTCTGGAGAGGGAGAGACTGGGACAGGCCTGGACTGGACCGGACCTGAGGCAGAACACCTCCCACCAGCTGGCTACGCTTTGCACCACTATGTCAGAG AGGACGCCCTCCGCGGGCCGGCACATTCACCGCACCCCGTCGGTAGCAGAATCGATGGCGGAGTACTTCGACGCCAGCGAGGTGATCATCTGCGAGACCTCGTCTGAGGCGGACGCGTCGGACGAGTCGGGGCTGAGCGacatcaccaccaccagcacCTCGGAGCCCGAGGAAGGCCACT CTGCCGCCACCGTCAACTACCGGGCCAGTCTGAAGAGCGCCGCCGACAAACCCATTCTGGTTCCTGCCGACACGG GCCGTCGGACGATCCTCCCCGCCGGCTCCACGGACAACAGCCACGTTGGCATCATGACCATCCTGTACAACAACATCGGGAAGGACCTGTCCCGGGTGTCCATGCCCGTCCTGCTCAACGAGCCGCTGTCTCTGCTGCAGAGACTCAGCGAGGAGCTGGAGTACTCGGACCTGCTGGACATCGCCAACCACATCGATGATCCTTACGAGAGGATG ATTTACGTGGCTGCCTTCTCCATCTCTGGTTATGCCTGGGCCACCTGGAGATATCGCTACAAGCCGTTCAACCCCGTCCTGGGAGAGACCTACGAGAACCACAGAGAAGACCGGGGATTTCATTACGTCAGTGAGCAG GTCTGCCACCACCCGCCCGTCTCCGCCTGCTACGCAGAGTCTGAAAACTTCTCCTATTGGCAAG ATCAGAGGTGGAAGAACAAGTTCTGGGGGAAGTCGGTGGAGATCCTCTCGTCAGGGATGGTGAATGTGGCCCTCCCTAA atctGGTGACCACTATGAGTGGAACAAGGCGGTGACCTGCATCCACAACGTGCTGAGTCAGCAGCGCTGGTTGGAGCACTACGGCGAGGTCGTCATCAGAAACACCAAGAGCGACGCGTGCACCTGCAAAATCACCTTCGTCAAG TCTCGCTACTGGAGCTCGGACAACAGCAAGAACGAGGTGCAGGgtgtggttctggaccgggccGGGGAGGTGGTCCATCGCTTCGGAGGCCTCTGGCACGAAGGCATCTTCTGCGACACGCTGCCCACGCCCAAGTGCATCTGGAAACCTA ATGGTGTTCCTGACGACAACTTCAAGTTCTACGGTTTCTCGCGTTACGCCCGAGAGCTGAACGAACTGACGCCGGACCTGAAGGACGTCCTCCCTCCCACGGACACGCGGTTCAGGCCGGACCAGAG GCTCCTGGAGGAGgggaaggtggtggaggccgACAAGAAGAAGGATGAGGTGGAAGAGAAGCAGAGGGATCGGAGGAAGGAGATGGCCAAGAAAGGAGAGCTGCACGTCCCCAGATTTTTCAC TAAATCTGTGGACGATGCCGGCAGGGAGGTGTGGCAGTACAACGGCTCGTACTGGCCGCTCCGCAGCGACCCCGGGTTCTCCCAAACCGAGAACCTGCACTTGTGGTAG
- the LOC133421585 gene encoding growth hormone secretagogue receptor type 1-like produces MDVSDPGDVSVSCAGSNCSLPSGFPDDCSTQDCSWEKPIFGLIELACVTVIYIPLMLFGLLGNILTILVVWLRPHMRSSTYLYLSSMAVSDLLILLLLPLDLYKLWRPRPWPLGDLACKVTMFLSECCTFCTILHITFLSLERYLAVCWPITAKTVVTRRRTRTIIGCLWLSAAVSAAPVLVMVGVEEVGAEELGLLWEVEQGGLPVSRDERGGTHMALVDGGSDAIKFDGEKEIKGWGTGVEELKWFEGEHKLGGEKGREQGAKGGVKDEKPAAEESSEEKGKTEFEGDQQNKKKEDEGGGKEESMDASYWQQIDRRECRCTDFAISSGLLSAMMILSNMYFLVPLGILGLVYSLIGRTLWLRPKSSRRDQSHRNTVKMLGVIVLAFVLCWMPFHVGRTIFSLSLGTGADILYYLSQYFNLVSSVLFYLSAAVNPLLYNLMSARYRLAVHSLVHKSSQNDNSRLRTLTVRHSTTTL; encoded by the exons CATGCGTGACGGTGATCTATATCCCACTGATGTTATTTGGCCTTCTGGGAAACATTTTAACCATCCTGGTGGTTTGGCTGCGTCCACACATGAGAAGCTCTACGTACCTGTACCTGAGCAGCATGGCTGTCAGTGATCTGCtgatactgctgctgctgccgctggaTCTCTATAAG CTCTGGAGACCCAGACCCTGGCCCTTAGGGGACCTCGCCTGTAAGGTGACCATGTTCCTCTCAGAATGCTGCACCTTCTGCACCATCCTGCACATCACTTTCCTCTCCCTGGAGCGGTACCTGGCAGTCTGCTGGCCAATAACAGCCAAAACGGTGGTGACGAGGCGCAGAACCAGGACTATTATCGGCTGCCTGTGGCTGAGTGCAGCCGTCAGCGCTGCACCGGTGCTGGTCATGGTTGGAGTGGAGGAAGTCGGGGCAGAGGAGTTGGGTCTCCTCTGGGAGGTGGAGCAGGGAGGATTACCTGTGAGCAGAGACGAAAGAGGAGGCACACATATGGCCTTGGTGGACGGAGGATCAGACGCAATAAAGTTTGATGGAGAGAAAGAGATAAAAGGGTGGGGTACCGGAGTTGAAGAATTGAAATGGTTTGAAGGGGAGCATAAACTAGGAGGGGAAAAGGGAAGAGAACAAGGAGCTAAAGGTGGAGTGAAGGATGAAAAACCAGCAGCTGAGGAGAGCAGTGAGGAGAAAGGGAAGACGGAGTTTGAGGGAGATCAGCAAaataagaagaaagaagatgaaGGAGGAGGCAAAGAAGAGAGCATGGATGCAAGCTACTGGCAGCAGATTGACAGGAGGGAGTGTCGCTGCACGGACTTCGCCATCTCCTCCGGCCTGCTGTCGGCCATGATGATTCTCTCCAACATGTACTTCCTGGTGCCGCTCGGCATCCTGGGACTGGTGTACAGCCTGATTGGACGGACACTGTGGCTCCGCCCGAAAAGCAGTCGAAGAGATCAGAGTCACCGAAACACCGTTAAGATGCTTG GAGTGATTGTCTTGGCGTTCGTCCTGTGTTGGATGCCCTTTCACGTCGGTCGGACCATCTTCTCCCTTTCTCTCGGCACCGGTGCCGACA TTTTATACTACCTGTCTCAGTATTTTAATCTGGTGTCGTCTGTTCTCTTCTACCTCAGCGCCGCCGTCAATCCGTTACTGTACAACCTGATGTCTGCCCGGTACAGGCTGGCCGTGCACAGCCTCGTACACAAGAGCTCTCAGAATGACAATAGTCGCTTACGAACTCTAACGGTACGGCACTCCACGACCACTTTGTGA